ATGACTGATCTGGCAACGCTTCTGGAGGTGGGTGGTCCCGTCGCCGCGCTCGGCGGTGGGGCCGCCTACGCCCGGGCGCGACACCCCGGCGTCTACTGGTCCACGGTCGGCTTACCGGTGTCCACGGTCCGGCTGCTCAGCTCCTACGGCTCCGTCATGGAGGCGTGCGGTCTGACCGTGGCCCCCTCCCGGCTGCGGGTCCTGGCGGTCAAGGCCACCACTCGCCGTGAAGTCCGGCCCGTCCCGCCGCGCCGGGGGATCATCCGGCCGACCACGACGGGGCTGCGGGTCCGCCTGCGGCTCGCCCCGGGGCAGGAACCCGCCGACGTGGCCGCCTCCGCCGAACGGCTGCGGCACGCCTGGGGCGTCCACGCCGTCTACGTGACCACGATCAAGCCGGGCGTGGTCGAACTGCGGCTCGTCGGCTTCGACGTGCTGCGGCGGGTGCGCATGCCGCGCAAACTCCGCCCGTACCTGCTCCAGGTGCCGGTCGCGCTGCGCGAGGACGCCACTCCGTTCATACGCGACTACCGCACCGTGCCGCACCAACTCACCCTCGGTGCCACGCTGTCCGGCAAGTCCATGTACCTACGGCACCTCGTCGCCGGCCTCGCCCGCCAACCCGTCGCCCTGGTCGGCATCGACTGCAAGCGGGGCGTGGAACTGGCGCCCTTCGCCCCGCGCCTGTCGGCGCTCGCCACCGACCCGGAGCAGGCCGCCGAACTGCTGCCCGTGCTCATCAAGGAGATGGAGGACCGGTACGACCTGATCAAGGCCCGGCAGGGCATCGCGCCGATCACGCCGGACGAGGAGATCACCTCCGACATCTGGGGCCTGCCCGAGCATGAACGCCCGGTACCCGTCGTGCTGTTCGTCGACGAGGTGGCCGAACTCTTCCTCGTCGCCACGAAGAAGGACGAGGAACGCCGGGACGAGATGGTCACCCAGCTCCTCCGGCTCGCTCAGCTCGGCCGTGCTGCCGGTATCTACCTGGAGGTCTGCGGCCAGCGCTTCGGCGCCGAGCTGGGCAAGGGCGCGACCATGCTGCGCGCCCAGCTGACCGGCCGCGTCTGCCACCGCGTCAACGACGAAGCCTCCGCCAAGATGACGCTCGGCGACATCGCCCCCGAGGCGGTCTCCGCAGCCTGCGCCATCGCCCCCGAACGGCCCGGCCTCGCCGTGGCCGGTGACACCTCCGGCGGCTGGTCCCGCATCCGCACGCCGTACCTATCCCTCGGCGACGCCGCCGAGACCTGCCGCGAGTCGGCCCACCTGGTCCCCGACCTGCCCGCGCTCAAGCCCTTCCGGCCCGACGTGCCCGTACGGCCGCCCGTCGAGACACCGGGCCCGGTCGTGCGCGTCCGCCCGGTGACCGACTGACCCGCTTCGTCACGCATCCCCAGTCGGCGTGACCGCCTCACGCCATGTCCCTACCCCTCCCATGCCCGAATCCGGAAGGAGCCGCAGCATGCGCGCCCACCTGGCCCGTGTCGACGCGGTGCTCGTCCAAGCGGTCATCGCCGCCGCGCTGTCCTTCGCCCACCTGCACGACGTCGCCTTGGCGGCCGGACAGGACGGGTGGAAGGCGTGGGCCTATCCCGTCTCCGTCGACCTGCTGCTCGTCGCCGCCTGGCGCCGACTGCGCTCAGGGGAGGCGAAAGCGGCCGGATGGTGCTGGTTCCTGATCGCCCTCGCCGCTTCCCTGGGGGCCAACGTCGCTACCGCCGGGCTGCTCGACCTGGACGACGTGCCGGCCTGGCTCCGCATCCTCGTCGCGGGCTGGCCCGCGGTCGCCTTCCTCGGCGGAACCCTCCTCGCCCACTCGACACCGACCACGCACGACGAGACCAGTGACGCCGTGGGTCAGGAGACGCCCGAGGACATCGGGGACCAGGAGGACGCGCCCGATCCCGCACCGGAACCCCCGGCGCCTCCGGCAATCGAGTCGGCACCGGCTCCACCTCCGATCTCGCCGCCGGTCGCCGTCCCGGCCGCCCTGGTCGAGCACGCCCGCAAAGTCGCCGCCGAGCACCACGCCCGCACCGGAACGGCCATCGACACCCCGACCCTGCGCGCCCGCCTCGGCGTCCCTCCGCCCATGGCCGACGCCATCGCCGCCCAGCTCACCTGACCGACAAAGGAGAACCATGCCTCTCTGCTTCAACACGGCCGCCGACTACCTCGAAGCGGCCCGCGAGATGGCCGTAAGCGGTCGGCGGGCGCTCGCTCGGCTCCTCGCCGAAGAAGCTGCCGACCGCACGTCGGACCCCGGGGAAGCCGTTCGGATCCTGCGCGAATTCTCTGACCCAAGCGAGCGGCAGGAGGACTGACATCCATGCCCGCACCAAAGCGCTTCCGCTCCGTCACCCGCATCGGACCCGTCCAGGTCGGCACGTCCTACGACGGCCGCGGCCGGGAGAAGCACACCGCCGCCTGCACGGCCCCGCGCTGCGGCTTCTCCGCCGACTACGACAGCCGCGCCGCCGCCGAGCTGGCCGCCCGAACCCACCGTTGCCCCATCCGCTGAAAGGACCCGCACACCGTGACCGTCAGCCTCCCGCTCGTCGTCCTCCTCGGCTTCTTCGCCTGGGGAGCGGTCAAGTTCCTCGGCGTCCGCACGTGGATCGTCGTCCTGATCGCCCTCTTCGGCTTCTGGCTCTCGGACACCTTCCTGGCCCCCGCCATCGAGTCCGGCACGCGCTCCGGCGTGGACATCGTCAACGGCTCATATGACTAGACGAGTAGGCAAGGAGAGCTTCGCCGTGTTCCTGCCCAAGTACCCCGACAGCCCGACGCCGCCGCCCGCGCACAACCACACCGTGGCCGACCAGGCTCCCGCGCGGCGGCCGGCCCCTCAGATCTCCATCAGCACCGGAGCGGTCGCGGCCGTCCTCGTCGGCGGCGTCGTGCTGACCGCGCTCCTGGCCGCCGTCGCCGTCACGGCCGTCTCCGTGGCCGTCGCCGCCGTGGTCCTGCGCTCGCTGCTCCGCGACCAGCACCGCCGCTGACGCACCGGACCCCCGGGGCGGCCTCGATACCGCCAAGCATCCGCCGCCCCGGGGACCGTCTCCCTCCAGCCGAACCAGAAGGAGAAAGCCATCATCACCCGCGCCACTCCGCCCCCGCTCCAGGAACTCGGCGAACTGGCCGCCCTCGGCACCATGCCCGCCCTCCTGCGCCAACTCGCCGGTCTCGGCGGCTGCACGCACCCGATCCGCCTCGACGGCCACCGCACCGAGTACGCCGTGAACACCCGCACCGGCGAGATCGGCAACGTCCTCCACCACCTCGACTCCTCCAGCCTCCCGGCCGGTCACCTCCTGGTCCGCTGCAACAACCGCCGCACCACCCGGTGCGCGGCCTGCGCCGAGGTGTACCGCCGCGACACCTTCCACCTGATCACCTCCGGACTGCGCGGCGGCAAGGGCGTCCCCGAACGCGTCGCCGCCCACCCGCGCGTCTTCGCCACCTTCACGGCTCCCAGCTTCGGCCCGGTCCACAACCGCCCCACCGGCCCGGCCGGAGCGGTCCGCCGCTGCCGCTGCGGCACACTCCACGACCAGGACGACCCCGCCCTCGCCACCCCGCTCGACCCGGACACCTACGACTACGAAGCGGCCGTGCTCTGGAACGCGCACGCCGGTCCGCTGTGGCGGCGCTTCTCCATCTACCTGCGCCGGGAGGTCGCCAAGCGCGCCGGACTCACCCAGCGGGACTTTCGCGAGCACGCCCGGGTGTCCTTCGCCAAGGTCGCCGAGTACCAGAAGCGCGGGGCCGTCCACTTCCACGCCGTCATCCGCATCGACGGCCCCGAGGGCGGCAACACCCCGCCGCCCGCCTGGGCCACCGCCGAGCTGCTGACCGACGCCATCCGGGCCGCCGCTGCCGCCACCCGCGTGGACGGCCCGTTCATCGACGGCCGCGCCCACGCCTTCGCCTTCGGCCGACAGCTCGACGTCCGCACCATCCGCTCGGCCGACTTCGACGGCGGCCAGGAACTGACCGAACGGGCCGTCGCCGCGTACATCGCCAAGTACGCCACCAAGGGCGCCGAGACGGCGACGGGAGCTCTGGACCGGCCGTTGAGGTTCCTCGCCGAACTCGCCCAGCTCGACATCAACGACCACGCCCGCCGCCTCATCCGCACCGCCTGGACCCTCGGCGCGCGTAAGGACCTCGAACACCTCCGCCTGCGCGCCTGGGCCCACATGCTCGGCTTCCGCGGCCACTTCTCCACCAAGTCCCGCCGCTACTCCACCACCCTCGGCGCCCTCCGCGACGCCCGCGCCGAATGGCGCCGCGCACAAGCTCTGGAAGCGGCCGAGACCGACCCGGACACGACCCTCGTCCTCGCCCACTGGGTCTACGCCGGAACCGGCCTCACCGGCGCCGAAGCCTGGCTCGCGGAAACACTCGAACCCGCCCCCGGAACGGAAGGAGAGCCCACCCATGGGTAGCCGTCGCCTCGCTGTCGCGGAAGCGGCCTCCGAGCCGCGTGGTCTGCCGTCGCGGTACCTGACTCCTGACGACCTGGTGGCGATGTTCGACCTGCCCAGCGTCGAGACGGTCTACCAGTGGCGCCGCAAGCGCACCGGTCCTCGTGGCTTCCGGGTCGGTCGGCACCTGCGCTACGACCCTGCGGACGTCCAAGCCTGGGTCGAGTCCCTGCGGGAAGGGGCTGCCGCCTGATGGCCGGGCACATTCAAGATCGCTGGTACCGGACCGAGACTGGCCCGGACGGGAAGGTGCGCAAGGTCAAGACCGAGCGCTACGGGTCCGGCCTCCGCTACCGCGCCCGCTACGTCGGCCCGGACGGCACGGAGAAGTCCAAGAGCTTCCCCGACCGTCAGAAGCGGCTCGCCGATCAGTGGCTGGCGCACATCGAGGCGGACATGGCGCGCGGGCAGTACATCGACCCGCGCGCCGCTCGGATCACCTTCCAGCAGTACGCCGAACACTGGGTCACCACGCAGGGCGCCGACCCGAACACCCAGGCCTCGATGGAGTCGCAGCTGCGGCTGCACGCCTTCCCCTACCTCGGCTCGCGCCCGCTCGGCTCCTTCCAGCCGGCGCACATCCGCGACTGGGTGCGACAGTTGCAGGAGAACGGCATCCGCGGGTCGTACGCCCGGACGATCTACTCCAACGTGCGCGCGGCCTCAGCGCGGCGGTGGACGACGGCCACCTTCCCCGCAACCCGTGTGCGGCCCGGTCCGTCCGTCCGCCGACCGTCGACAGCAAGCGGATCGTGCCCTGGACGCCCGAGCGGGTCTTCGCCGTCCGGGCCGCCATGCCCGAGCGCTACCAAGCCATGGTCGACCTGGGCGGCGGCTGCGGGCTGCGCCAGGGCGAGATCCTGGGCGTGGCCGTCGACGCGATCGACTTCGAGTCGGACACGCTCCACGTGGTCCAGCAACTGAAGCTCAGCCGCAGCAAGGCCGTGTTCGCCCCTCCCAAGGGCGGCAAGCTCCGGGACGTCCCGCTCCCCCGGCCAGTCGCGGATGCCCTCCGCGTTCACATGACGCGGTTCCCGCCCGTCAAGATCACGTTGCCATGGAAGGTGGCGGACGGTCCGCCCGTGACCAAGCGGCTGCTCTTTACGGGACCGCGCGGCGGACATGTATGGCGTACGTCACTCAACGAGGAGGCGTGGAAGTCAGCACTCGCGAGCGCTGGTGTGATCCCCGACCGGAAGCCCGGTGAGCCCTACGCGGAGTCTCGCGAGAACGGCATGCACGCCCTCCGCCACTTCTACGCCTCGGTGCTCCTGGACGCGGGGGAGAACATCAAGGCCCTCGCCGAGTACCTCGGCCACTCGGACCCCGGCCTGACGCTCCGCGTGTACGCGCACCTCATGCCGTCCAGCCAGGAGCGCACCCGCAAGGCGATTGCGGCCGTCTTCGCTTGACCTGCAGACCCCTGCGCCTCGGATCTCATCCGTGAACATGGTCCGTGAACTTTGGTCCGTGAACTTTGGTCCGTGAACTTTGGTCCGGCTCGGCAAAGTTGCGCCACACAATTCGCGGACCACAGCATTTGAATTCACCATCCGTGAACATTGGTCCGACTCGACGAAGTCGCGCCACACAATTCGCGGACCACAGCATTTGAATTCACCATCCGTGAACATTGGTCCGACTCGACGAAGTCGCGCCACACAATTCTCGACCGTACCCGCCCGGCCGGGTGGGTGGCCACCCACCTGCCCTCCCGCCCGCCCGGCCGGCCGCCCGGCCGACCACCCGCCCGGCCGGGCACCTGGCTACCTCTGCAGCCCGGCATAGGCGACCGGATTTAAGGAAACAGGGCGGGCGGGAAACAAGGTTCAGCAGAAGGCTCGACGGCTTAAGCCTATCGACCGACCAGACGCCGATACGGAGGCATCAGTTCCGCAACTGTGCAGTAATTTGCACGACATGACAGCGGTGCCATATCGTCCAGATCGCTAGTGGGGAAGCGAGAAGGCCACCCAGGGCAATGGGTGGCCTTCGATCTCCATTAGTGCCTTTTCGTTGCGACAACTAGGAGGAACCCATGGAGAACACCATGGTGCCACGCTTCGGCGTAACCATCGACATCACCCCCCGCGAACCTTCGTTCGCGTTGATCGGGGGCGCCGGCAGTTCCCTCGGCATCTGGGTGGGAGCTCCCGAGTGGGCCGTCGCCATCGGGGCCTTCCTCGTCACGTTCCGAGTGAGCGTCCGCGTCTGGAAGAGGCGGAGCATCTAGCGTCACGGCCCCACCACGGCCCAGACACGACATCAGGCCCCCTAGCAGCGGAGAAATCCCTGGTAGGAGGCCTGATGCATCAGGCCTACTTCTTCTTGCCCTGGTTCTTGACCGCCTCGATGGCCGCCGCGGCCGCGTCCGGGTCGAGGTACGTGCCGCCCGGGTTGACCGGCTTGAAGTCGGCGTCCAGTTCGTAGGACAGCGGGATGCCCGTCGGGATGTTCAGACCCGCGATGTCCGCGTCCGAGACGCCGTCCAGGTGCTTGACCAGGGCGCGCAGCGAGTTGCCGTGGGCGGCGATCAGGACCGTGCGGCCGGCGAGGAGGTCGGGGACGATGCTGTCGAACCAGTACGGCAGCATGCGGTTGACGACGTCCTTCAGGCACTCCGTCTGCGGCCGCAGCTCCGGCGGGAGGGTCGCGTAGCGCGGGTCGGAGAACTGCGAGTACTCGGCGTCGCGGTCGAGCGCGGGCGGCGGGGTGTCGTAGGACCGGCGCCACAGCATGAACTGCTCCTCGCCGAACTCGGCGAGCGTCTGCGCCTTGTCCTTGCCCTGCAGGGCGCCGTAGTGCCGCTCGTTCAGGCGCCACGAACGGTGGACCGGGATCCAGAGGCGGTCGGCGGCCTCCAGGGCCAGCTGCGCCGTGCGGATGGCACGCTTCTGGAGGGACGTGTGGACCACGTCGGGCAGCAGGCCGGCGTCCTTGAGCAGCTCGCCGCCGCGCGTCGCCTCCTTCTCGCCCTTCGCGGTGAGGTTGACGTCCACCCAGCCGGTGAACAGGTTCTTCTCGTTCCACTCGCTCTCGCCGTGGCGGAGGAGGATCAGCTTGTACGGTGCGTCGGCCATGGCTTCGAGCCTACCTAAGCCCGGAGCGGCCCGAGCGGCCCGTCGGGCAGCCGTCGACCGGACCCGCTGTGGTCGGAAGCACCCCCGCACCGCTTCCACTTTTCGGCTGAATTTTTGGTTAACTCCTACGCAACCTTTCAACACGCCGGTCCGTCTGTTAATCGCAGGACTGGTGTGGGGGCACACGAAGAGGAGCTCTGAACGTGACCGTGCGTTCCTTTGCGCGGCGGATCAAACCGCGAGTCGAGCGGAAGGCCGCCGAGCAGGTGTGGCAGCTGCGTACCATGCGGCGGCGCCGCAGAGCAGCGGTCAGCGACCCGGTACTGCGCCCGGTGGCGGTGCGCGGCCAGCGGCTCTACGGCCGGGTCGTGACCCGGTTCACCGCTGCCGAGGCGGCCGCCGCCAATCTCGACCTGGTGGTCGCCGCGCTGGAGCGGGAGGGGATCTCGTACTTCCTCGTGCCGGTCTCCCGTACCCGTCACACGGTGGGTATGAAGGCCGCCGACCGGGAGCGGTTCCTCACCGCCCTGGAGGAGATGAACGCCGGAAAGGCCGTGTTCATCGGTCGGCCGGTGCCCGGCGGGCAGCTCAAGCACCCCGCGATGTTCCTGGACGGCGTGCTGCCGGCCGGGCTGCGCAGGGCGCCCGTGCTGCGGATCGGGGAGAACCACCTCGGTCCCGCCGGTCAGCTGCTGGCCGGGCCTGAGCTGGCCTGTGACGTGGAGTTCTGGGAGGACGGGGCCGAGCTGCTCGCCACCGAGGACGGCGAGCAGCGGCTGGCGAAGGTGCAGCCGCAGGCGTCCGAGGAGGTCTTCCGGGAGTCCCTGATCGCGCCGCGCAACAACGGCGTCACGGACGTCCTGCCCGCCTCCGAGCAGGAGCCCGCCACGGTCCGGGTCGGCGACCGGGAGCTGCCGAGCTTCGCCCCGCTGACCCTGCCGACCGTGAGTCGCGTCACCTTCCCCGTGGACGTCGTCTACACCTGGGTCGACGGCGAGGAGCCGGCGATGCGGGCGAAGCGGGCCCAGTACCAGGAGCGCGGCACGGCCGAGATCCTGGACAAGGAGATCAACGCCTCCCGGTACACCAGCCACGACGAGCTGAAGTACTCGCTGCGCTCGCTGGCGATGTACGCCGACTTCATCCGGCACATCTACATCGTCACCGACGGCCAGAAGCCGCACTGGCTCGACGACGAGGCCGAGGGGATCACGGTCGTCGACCACCGCGACATCTTCCCCGAGGGTGTCCTGCCCGTCTTCAACTCGCACGCGATCGAGACCCGGCTGCACCACATCCCCGGCCTGTCGGACCACTACCTGTACTTCAACGACGACGTGTTCGTCGGCCGCCGGATCACCCCCGAGCACTTCTTCCACGGCAGCGGCCTGATGAAGATCCCGGTGTCCCCGCTGAAGATCGGCATCGGCAAGCCGCACGCCGACGAGACGGCCACCAACTCCGCCAGCAAGAACGTCCGCCGGCTGCTGCTGGAGATGTTCGGGCGGATGACGACGAACAACTTCATGCACACGCCGCTGCCGCAGCAGCGCGAGACGCTGCTGGCGCTGGAGGAGCTGTTCGCGGAGGACATCGCCCGCACCACGGCGTCCCGCTTCCGCTCGCCGACGGACGTCGCCTTGACGGCCCCGCTGCTCTACCAGTACGCGCTGATGACGGGCCGGGGCGTGCCGGGCCGGTTCGGCTTCCGGTACGTCAACATCAGCCGCCCCGACGCCGACCAGCGCCTGGCCGATCTGCGCGACAACCGCCGCTTCGACTTCTTCTGCCTGAACGACGTCGACGTGCCGCCGCAGGAGCGCGAGCAGGTCAGCGTCCGGATGCACCAGTTCCTGGAGAACTACTTCCCGTTCCCCAGCCCGTACGAGAAGCAGGCCGAGAAGCCGAACGCGGAGCAGGCCCAGGAGCCGACCGCGGGGCAGGCCGGGGAGCACACCGAGAAGCAGGCCCAGAAGCCGGTGCCGCAGCAGTCCGGGACGCCGGCGCAGCAGACCGGGAAGCAGACCGTTCCCTCCGAGAACCAGAGCTGACAGGCCACGGCCATGGACATCCGTCACCGCCTCGCGGCGCTCCCCGGGCTACGGGCCGCGAGGAACCTCGTGCTGCGTCTTGGGCTCTGGCTGTCGGCCCGGCTCTGGGCGCTGAGCGCGTCCAGGGCCCGTCGGAGGCTGCGGGCCGCCGTTCCCGGGCTGCGCCGGGTCACCTGCGGACCGGCGCGCCTGTACGGGCGTACGGTCACCGGATACACGGCGGCCAATGCCGCCGCCACCGATCTGGAGCAGGTCTGCGCGCTGATGGACGCGGCCGGCGTCCCGTACTTCCTGGTGCCCACCGGGCCCGGGACGGGCGCTCCGCGGCAGGTGATCGGCGTCGCGGAGGCGCACCGCGGCACGGTCCTCGCGCAGGCCGCCCGGCACTTCGCGGGCACCGCCGGGTACGTCGGCGCGGTGGGTCCGGACGGCGCCGTGACCCGGGCGGTGCTGTGGGCCGACGGACGGCTGCCGCGGGCCCTGCGGCGGGCCTCGGTGCTGCGCACCGGCGAGGTGCGGCTCGGCCCGGCGGGCCAGGTGCTCGGCGGTCTGGAGACGGGCTGCGACATCGAGTTCTGGCGGCACGGCCGGGACCTGGCCACGGACCCCGGCCATCTCACCGTGCCCGGCGTCCAGCTGCCGGACGTCTTCCCGACGGCGCTCGTCGCGCCGCGGAGCAACCCCGTCTCGGAGGTGCTTCCGGTGTCGGCGCAGCGGCCGGCCGTGGCGCAGGGCCGGGGCCGCACCGTGCCGACGTTCGCCCCGTTCGCCGAGCCGGGCGTCGACGAGGTGTGCTTCCCCGTCGACGCCGTCTACACCTGGGTCGACGGGGAGGACCCGGCGATGGCGGCGAAGCGCCGCGCCCACCAGACGGCCTCCGACAACGTCATCGCACCGCGCGAGACCGGCGCCTCCCGCTACACCAGCCATGACGAACTGCGGTACGCGCTGCGCTCGTTGGAGATGTACGCCGGTTTCGTCCGGCACGTCTACCTCGTGACCGACTCGCAGGTCCCCGCCTGGCTGGATCCGGAGGCGGAGGGACTGACGGTGGTCGACCACCGGGACATCCTCCCGGCCGACGCCCTCCCCGTCTTCAACTCGCACGCCATCGAGAGCCGGCTGCACCACATCCCGGGCCTGTCGGAGCGCTACCTCTACTTCAACGACGACGTCTTCATCAACCGGCCCGTGGGGGCCGAGCACTTCTTCCACGGCAACGGCATCGCCCGGATCCCGCTGTCCCCGCTGAAGCTCGGCGTCGGCGACCCGCACCCGATGGAGCCGGCCCCGAACTCCGCCGGGAAGAACACCCGCGAGGTGATCCGGCGCTTCCACGGCCGGCAGATCACGCACAAGTCGCTGCACACCCCGCACCCGCAACTGCTGTCGGTGATGCGGGAGATGGAGAGCCTGGGCATCGAGGAGCTGCAACGGACCTCCTACTCGCGCTTCCGCTCCATCACCGACGTCGCCCCGGCGTCCACGCTGCACCACCACTGGGCGATCGCGACCGGCCGGGCCGTCCCCGCCGACTACCGCTTCCGCTACGTGCAGCTGGGCACCCCCGACATGCGGCGGCGGCTGGCCCGTCTGGAGGCCGGTGAGGACGTCGACTTCTTCTGCCTCAACGACGTGGACACCGCCCCGGCGGACCGGGCGGCCGCGCACGCGGCCATCCACGCCTTCCTGGAGCGGAAGTACCCGTTCGCGAGCCGCTTCGAGCGGACGGCGCGCAGCACGACGAACCCGTCACGATTGACGCTGCCCGTCAATTGAGTGGCGGGTCCGAGGACCCCGTTCGTAAGTTGTGGGCGCCGCTTGAGCCGCTTACCACTGTGGGGGATCCGCGATGTCACCAGCCACCTTGAGACATGCCGTCCGGGAGAGCGTCTCCGGCCTCCCCCGCGAGTTCTGGTGGCTGTGGACCAGCACGCTGATCAACCGGCTCGGCGGGTTCGTGGCCACCTTCATGGCCATGTACCTGACGCTCGACCGCGGCCACTCCGCCTCGTACGCCGGACTGGTCGCGGCGCTGTACGGCCTCGGCGGCGTCGTCCTGTCCATCGGCGGCGGCGTGATGGCCGACCGGCTCGGGCGGCGGCCGACGCTGCTCATCGCCCAGGCGTCCACGGCGGTGGCCGTGGCGCTGCTCGGGTTCGTGCAGCACCCGGCGGCCATCGCCGCCGTCGCCTTCCTGGTGGGCGCCGCCTCCAGCGCCTCGCGACCCGCCGTGCAGGCGATGATGGCCGACATCGTTCGCCCCGAGGACCGCGTCCGCGCCTTCTCCCTGAACTACTGGGCGATCAATCTGGGCTTCGCGATCTCCTCCACCGCCGCCGGTTTCATCGCCGAGGTCAGTTACCGCGCCGGCTTCCTGATCGAGGCGGGCATGACGCTGGCCTGCGCGATCGTCGTCTTCGTGAAGCTGCCGGAGTCCCGGCCCGTCCGGACGGAGGCGGCAAAGGGGACGGAGGCGGTCTCCCTCGGCACCGTCCTGCGCGACGGGCGCTTCATGGGCGTCGTCGGGCTGTCTTTCCTGGTCGCGCTGATCTTCCAGCAGGGCGCCGTGGGCCTGCCGATCGCCATGGGCGAGGCCGGCCTGACGCCCGCGGACTACGGCCTGGCCATCGCCGTCAACGGCGTCCTGATCGTCGCGCTGC
This region of Streptomyces chromofuscus genomic DNA includes:
- a CDS encoding MDR family MFS transporter, with protein sequence MSPATLRHAVRESVSGLPREFWWLWTSTLINRLGGFVATFMAMYLTLDRGHSASYAGLVAALYGLGGVVLSIGGGVMADRLGRRPTLLIAQASTAVAVALLGFVQHPAAIAAVAFLVGAASSASRPAVQAMMADIVRPEDRVRAFSLNYWAINLGFAISSTAAGFIAEVSYRAGFLIEAGMTLACAIVVFVKLPESRPVRTEAAKGTEAVSLGTVLRDGRFMGVVGLSFLVALIFQQGAVGLPIAMGEAGLTPADYGLAIAVNGVLIVALQIPVTRFIEHRDPRRLLIVSSVLAGYGFGLTAFAGSVGLFALTVCVWTLAEIVQAPTQTGLVVALSPEHGRGRYQGMHTLSWSVAGLVAPLMSGIVIDRFGAQWLWGLCAVIGTAAAIGYGVLMRRLPKREPTASGTPTPATPEVTTA